In a genomic window of Nostoc sp. UHCC 0870:
- a CDS encoding photosystem I reaction center subunit II PsaD: MAETLSGKTPLFAGSTGGLLTKAEVEEKYAITWTSPKAQVFELPTGGAATMHEGQNLLYIARKEYGIALGGQLRKFKITNYKIYRILPNGETTFIHPADGVFPEKVNPGREKVRHVPRSIGENPSPAQLKFSGKATHDA, from the coding sequence ATGGCAGAAACACTTTCTGGCAAAACTCCACTCTTTGCTGGCAGCACTGGCGGCTTGCTCACCAAAGCTGAAGTAGAAGAAAAATATGCTATCACCTGGACTAGCCCCAAGGCTCAAGTTTTTGAACTTCCCACCGGTGGTGCGGCTACTATGCACGAAGGTCAAAACTTGCTGTACATAGCTCGGAAAGAATATGGTATCGCTTTAGGCGGTCAACTCCGTAAATTCAAAATCACCAACTACAAAATTTATCGGATTCTGCCTAATGGCGAAACCACTTTCATTCACCCAGCCGATGGCGTATTCCCAGAAAAAGTGAACCCTGGTCGTGAGAAAGTACGTCACGTTCCCCGCAGCATTGGGGAAAATCCCAGCCCTGCACAACTCAAGTTTTCTGGTAAAGCTACCCATGATGCGTAG
- a CDS encoding DICT sensory domain-containing protein, with protein MSISTSVLSDLLESLPYLRPQLYFKASLTALSHAMEDQVLAATLDQPLIIASFQRERFYRQEAHRYKRLSQRSNQIYVLSAPETDFTNSSEYYEKVAFQPDDPLSQEWHLVVIADNYATCLVCRESLGSIAKNQQVPDWLPSLDTDTGRRFEGIWTSERGVSIKAAQLLLDRIVVYRPDLVSKVEKARQRFGIGDSKAYVSSVISEYACDIDTDPFVQRLVTYLQASQYKLHKAYRSIAAQARKERLVNSISTAIRRSLDPHQVLQIAAQELGQHLGASRCLIYRAQAADTQATIEHEFLIPGVVSIAGQSWELNSNPLFQEVVDHGEGVCVTDSLNDSRVTNSVTLSLIVKKFAVRSWLIEPVLFQGRLLGIVELHYCSLPPHQWQQGELDLVEAIATHIGSALIQAEAYANLEELNKQLEALDRTRSNLIAITGHELRTPLSTIQVCLESLATEPDMPLELQQVMLNTALADSERMRKLVQDFLTLSNLESGRVEWHPESLSLQECVDLALSRIRTRPTVEKPPQITAHIAENLPLVRADGDWLVEVLAKLVDNSCKFTPSQGQINISADYNSDRMVVEVTVIDTGRGIEPNRLEIVFDRFYQEEGALRRTAGGTGLGLAICRQIVNGWGGKIWAESSGKDQGSQFHFTIPIVQGSQEEKRPKVKKLGNRK; from the coding sequence ATGAGCATTTCGACTTCCGTGCTGAGTGATCTGTTAGAGTCCCTACCTTACCTGCGGCCCCAGCTATACTTTAAAGCTTCATTAACGGCCCTCTCCCACGCAATGGAAGATCAGGTGTTGGCTGCGACTTTAGACCAGCCTCTAATAATTGCTAGCTTTCAGAGAGAGAGATTCTATCGCCAAGAAGCTCATCGCTATAAACGTTTATCGCAGCGAAGTAATCAAATATACGTATTGTCTGCACCAGAGACTGATTTTACTAATAGCTCAGAATATTATGAAAAGGTAGCCTTTCAGCCAGACGACCCTTTAAGTCAAGAGTGGCATTTGGTCGTAATTGCTGATAATTATGCTACTTGCTTAGTTTGCCGTGAAAGCCTGGGGTCGATCGCTAAAAATCAACAAGTACCTGATTGGCTTCCTAGTTTGGATACGGATACAGGGCGGCGATTTGAAGGAATTTGGACTTCAGAACGAGGAGTCAGTATCAAAGCAGCCCAGTTGTTATTAGACAGGATTGTGGTGTATAGACCAGACTTGGTGAGCAAAGTTGAGAAAGCACGGCAAAGATTTGGGATTGGAGATAGCAAAGCTTACGTCTCCAGTGTTATTAGTGAATATGCTTGTGACATCGACACAGACCCCTTTGTCCAACGCTTAGTTACCTACCTGCAAGCTAGTCAGTATAAATTGCATAAAGCTTACCGTTCCATCGCTGCCCAAGCCAGGAAAGAACGCTTAGTTAACTCAATTAGTACAGCAATTCGGCGATCGCTAGACCCCCATCAGGTACTACAAATCGCTGCTCAAGAATTAGGGCAGCACTTAGGAGCAAGTCGTTGTTTAATTTACCGCGCTCAAGCTGCGGATACCCAAGCAACTATCGAACATGAGTTTTTAATCCCTGGGGTAGTTTCTATTGCTGGGCAAAGTTGGGAGTTAAATAGCAATCCCCTATTCCAAGAAGTGGTAGATCATGGTGAAGGTGTCTGTGTTACGGATAGCTTGAATGATTCTCGTGTCACTAATTCAGTCACACTATCCTTAATAGTCAAAAAATTTGCCGTGCGTTCGTGGTTGATCGAACCAGTATTATTTCAAGGGCGACTATTAGGGATTGTAGAACTACATTATTGCTCTCTACCGCCGCACCAATGGCAACAAGGAGAACTGGATTTAGTAGAGGCGATCGCTACCCACATTGGATCTGCTTTAATTCAAGCTGAAGCCTACGCCAACTTAGAAGAACTCAATAAACAGCTAGAAGCCTTAGATCGCACCCGCAGTAATCTGATAGCCATCACCGGTCACGAACTCCGTACCCCTTTATCTACCATTCAAGTGTGCCTCGAAAGTCTTGCCACTGAGCCTGATATGCCCTTGGAATTGCAGCAAGTCATGCTAAATACAGCTTTAGCTGACTCAGAACGGATGCGAAAACTAGTGCAAGATTTCTTAACCCTTTCTAACCTAGAAAGTGGTCGTGTGGAATGGCATCCAGAATCCCTAAGCTTACAAGAATGTGTAGATTTAGCACTTAGCCGCATTCGCACACGTCCTACAGTCGAAAAACCACCCCAAATCACAGCGCACATTGCCGAAAATTTGCCTCTAGTCAGGGCTGACGGTGATTGGTTAGTCGAAGTTTTAGCCAAACTAGTGGATAACTCCTGTAAATTTACCCCCTCCCAAGGTCAAATAAATATCAGTGCCGACTACAACAGCGATCGCATGGTAGTAGAAGTCACCGTGATTGACACAGGGCGAGGGATTGAACCCAATCGGCTAGAAATCGTGTTTGACCGTTTCTACCAAGAAGAAGGAGCATTACGGCGCACAGCAGGTGGTACAGGGCTAGGTTTAGCTATTTGCCGCCAAATCGTCAACGGTTGGGGTGGGAAAATTTGGGCAGAGTCAAGCGGTAAAGACCAAGGTAGTCAGTTTCATTTCACTATCCCCATTGTTCAAGGTAGCCAAGAGGAAAAGAGGCCAAAAGTCAAGAAATTGGGGAATAGAAAATAG
- a CDS encoding amylo-alpha-1,6-glucosidase, which yields MTPDTLTTPDKVLLDGKTFIPAEQLPIPEWPCVVSERPQPTLTVKDDDLFLVTDTMGNISGCSLNDGGNPSMGLFCADTRFLSRLELQIDGRSPVLLSGTAEKGFALSILCTNPKIDERMTADTIGIRREMVLNGALFEEIEVANYSTTTVSFELSISFDADFVDLFEVRGYERKNRGKLLRLVEPVSEDLAAFHPDSPTQTQPSAAKENVLSLAYQGLDGLVMESRIQFQHRQPDYFKGYTAVWRLEMASHSTQKLGYRVNLLTNNTSTSTVSAAVTLGQAKAAEMMEEQHWVQQITNIRADKSFLNRLIERAEQDMYLLRQSFGENKTVSAGVPWFSTLFGRDSLITASQTLMLNPQIGKETLMLLAAYQGKVEDDWREEEPGKILHELRLGEMARCQEIPHTPYYGTVDATPLWLMLYAEYYAWTHDQETLEKLWPNALAAMDWIDRNLQPTGYLTYHRKSKRGLTNQGWKDSGDCIVDRKGDLAHGSIALSEVQAYVYAAKTRLADIARTKKRLDLAERWQEDAKNLKVRFNQDFWMEDQDFCALALDGDGKHVDSITSNPGHCLHLGIFTPEKAYSVAERLRAPDMFNGWGIRTLSSLSPAYNPMGYHIGSIWPHDNALIAMGLRSLGLIDQALELFQALFDMTGQQPYQRPPELFCGYERNGDRTPVQYPVACTPQAWATGSIFQLLQMIVNLVPDAPNNCLRIIDPALPESISRLSLHNLQVGTTILDLEFERSGSTTACRVARKRGNLRVVIEA from the coding sequence ATGACACCGGATACCCTGACAACCCCGGACAAAGTTTTATTGGATGGAAAAACCTTTATCCCCGCCGAACAATTACCTATCCCAGAGTGGCCTTGTGTGGTAAGTGAAAGACCACAGCCAACTCTGACTGTTAAGGATGATGATCTATTTTTGGTGACGGACACAATGGGGAACATTTCTGGCTGTTCCCTCAATGATGGCGGTAATCCCAGCATGGGGCTATTTTGTGCCGACACGCGTTTTTTGAGTCGTCTGGAGTTACAAATTGATGGGCGATCGCCTGTACTCCTCAGTGGTACGGCAGAAAAGGGGTTTGCGCTCTCGATTTTGTGTACTAACCCCAAAATCGATGAACGCATGACAGCTGATACTATCGGTATTCGCCGGGAAATGGTACTTAATGGTGCTTTATTTGAAGAAATTGAAGTAGCCAATTACAGCACTACCACTGTCAGCTTTGAACTAAGTATTAGCTTTGATGCCGATTTTGTCGATTTATTTGAAGTCCGGGGTTATGAGAGAAAAAACCGGGGGAAACTCTTACGCCTTGTAGAACCTGTATCAGAAGACTTAGCCGCTTTTCACCCTGATAGCCCTACCCAAACTCAGCCCTCAGCAGCAAAAGAAAATGTCTTATCCTTGGCTTATCAAGGTCTAGATGGTTTGGTGATGGAATCCCGCATTCAATTTCAACATCGCCAACCAGACTATTTCAAGGGATACACTGCGGTTTGGCGATTAGAAATGGCTTCTCACTCTACCCAAAAGCTAGGCTATCGGGTGAATCTTCTGACTAACAACACTTCTACTTCTACGGTGAGTGCAGCTGTGACTTTAGGACAGGCTAAAGCAGCTGAGATGATGGAAGAACAGCACTGGGTACAACAAATTACCAATATTCGCGCCGATAAAAGCTTTTTGAATCGGTTGATTGAACGCGCTGAACAGGATATGTATTTGCTGCGCCAGTCTTTTGGTGAAAATAAGACTGTATCGGCTGGTGTACCTTGGTTTTCTACACTCTTTGGGCGAGATTCCCTAATTACAGCTTCCCAAACCCTGATGCTGAATCCTCAAATTGGCAAGGAAACCTTGATGTTACTGGCAGCTTACCAAGGTAAGGTTGAGGACGATTGGCGCGAGGAAGAACCAGGTAAAATTCTCCATGAGTTGCGCTTGGGGGAAATGGCAAGATGTCAAGAAATTCCCCACACCCCCTATTACGGTACAGTAGACGCTACTCCCCTATGGTTGATGCTGTACGCTGAATACTACGCTTGGACTCACGATCAAGAAACCTTAGAAAAGCTTTGGCCCAATGCTTTAGCCGCTATGGATTGGATTGATCGTAATCTTCAACCAACTGGCTATCTGACTTACCACCGTAAATCTAAACGGGGACTAACTAACCAAGGTTGGAAAGACTCTGGTGACTGTATTGTAGACCGTAAGGGAGACCTAGCCCACGGATCTATTGCCTTGAGTGAGGTACAAGCTTACGTTTATGCTGCCAAAACCCGTCTAGCAGATATTGCTAGGACGAAGAAACGACTTGACTTAGCAGAACGCTGGCAGGAAGATGCTAAAAATCTCAAGGTGCGTTTTAATCAAGATTTTTGGATGGAAGACCAAGATTTCTGTGCTTTGGCTTTGGATGGTGATGGTAAGCACGTAGATAGTATTACTTCTAATCCTGGTCATTGCCTGCATTTGGGGATATTTACACCAGAAAAAGCTTACAGTGTGGCGGAAAGATTACGCGCACCCGATATGTTTAATGGCTGGGGTATCCGTACTTTGAGTAGTTTGTCCCCAGCTTATAACCCAATGGGTTATCACATTGGCTCGATTTGGCCTCATGATAATGCTTTGATTGCGATGGGATTGCGATCGCTTGGTTTAATTGATCAAGCTTTAGAATTGTTCCAAGCTTTGTTTGATATGACAGGTCAACAGCCTTACCAACGTCCCCCAGAACTTTTCTGTGGTTACGAACGTAATGGCGATCGCACGCCTGTGCAGTATCCTGTTGCTTGTACTCCCCAAGCTTGGGCTACTGGTAGCATTTTCCAGCTACTACAAATGATTGTCAATTTAGTTCCTGATGCACCGAATAACTGCTTACGAATTATTGACCCCGCTTTGCCAGAGTCAATCAGTCGCCTGTCACTGCATAATCTGCAAGTCGGTACTACTATTCTAGATTTAGAATTTGAGCGTTCTGGTAGCACTACAGCCTGTCGTGTTGCTCGAAAACGCGGTAATCTCCGTGTAGTAATTGAAGCGTAA
- a CDS encoding DUF2973 domain-containing protein encodes MLHLLYILAFTILAVIAVANLIRNLIMFSFDRDGLRNYPARNSQAGNQGGFGYLGANSNFAPHPELLDSTGKMIKEPLLVMRSINVEDARQQLDALYESSPGHKIEKSEEA; translated from the coding sequence ATGTTACACCTACTCTACATTCTTGCTTTTACAATTCTGGCTGTGATAGCTGTTGCTAACTTAATTCGGAATTTAATCATGTTTAGTTTTGATCGCGATGGGCTGCGGAATTATCCAGCGAGAAACTCGCAAGCGGGGAATCAAGGCGGCTTTGGTTATTTAGGAGCTAACAGCAACTTCGCACCACATCCAGAGTTATTAGATAGTACAGGCAAAATGATTAAAGAGCCTTTGTTGGTAATGCGTTCAATCAACGTTGAAGATGCACGTCAACAACTAGATGCACTTTATGAATCTTCTCCAGGACATAAAATAGAGAAATCAGAAGAAGCGTAA
- a CDS encoding DUF2605 domain-containing protein: protein MRNSELPDSHILKTVLEPLLDDFQYWFERSQNFLEKERLSFMSEQEQTDLRSRIQQAQAELNSAKMLFQATEGQVGIDMATLAPWHKLVTEYWNVVRRFHSEQAT, encoded by the coding sequence ATGCGAAACTCAGAGTTACCCGATTCCCATATACTCAAGACTGTATTAGAACCTTTGTTAGACGATTTTCAGTATTGGTTTGAGCGATCGCAAAACTTTCTGGAAAAAGAAAGGCTCTCATTTATGAGTGAACAAGAGCAAACTGATTTGCGATCGCGTATTCAGCAAGCCCAAGCAGAACTAAATTCAGCCAAGATGCTGTTTCAAGCAACAGAAGGACAAGTCGGCATTGATATGGCAACATTAGCCCCTTGGCATAAATTGGTCACTGAGTATTGGAATGTAGTGCGACGCTTTCATTCTGAGCAAGCAACATAA
- the thrS gene encoding threonine--tRNA ligase: protein MVQQPMSPNQAPNASAQPEKMYLPRTSESEKLKKIRHTASHVMAMAVQKLFPKAQVTIGPWIENGFYYDFDSPEAFSDKDLKAIQKEMVKIINRKLPVVREEVSRQEAERRIQEIKEPYKLEILGDIKEEPITIYHLGNEWWDLCAGPHIENTSELNPKAIELESVAGAYWRGDETKAQLQRIYATAWETPEQLAEYKRRKAEALRRDHRKLGKELGLFIFSEQVGPGLPLWTPKGTLLRSILEDFLKQEQLKRGYLPVVTPHIARVDLFKTSGHWQKYKEDMFPLMAEDEAAAAEEQGFVLKPMNCPFHIQIYKSELRSYRELPMRLAEFGTVYRYEQSGELGGLTRVRGFTVDDSHLFVTPEQLDDEFLNVVDLILSVFNSLQLKNFKARLSFRDPASDKYIGSDDVWNKAEGAIRRAVQQLGMEHFEGIGEAAFYGPKLDFIFSDALEREWQLGTVQVDYNLPERFDLEYVAEDGTRKRPVMIHRAPFGSLERLIGILIEEYAGDFPLWLAPVQARLLPVGEAQLDFTKDVATKMRALGIRAEVDTSGDRLGKLIRNAEKDKIPVMAVIGAKEVETNALSIRTRASGELGAIPVDEVVDKMKEAIANFENF, encoded by the coding sequence ATGGTTCAGCAGCCAATGTCGCCTAATCAAGCCCCCAACGCATCAGCACAACCTGAGAAAATGTATTTACCGCGTACCAGCGAATCAGAAAAGTTAAAGAAGATTCGCCATACCGCTTCCCATGTGATGGCAATGGCAGTGCAGAAGCTGTTTCCCAAGGCACAAGTGACAATCGGCCCCTGGATTGAAAATGGCTTTTATTACGACTTTGATAGTCCAGAAGCATTTAGCGATAAGGATCTCAAAGCCATCCAAAAAGAGATGGTGAAGATTATCAACCGTAAACTGCCAGTAGTTCGGGAAGAAGTCAGCCGCCAGGAAGCAGAACGCAGAATTCAGGAAATCAAAGAACCCTACAAGTTAGAAATCCTGGGAGATATTAAAGAAGAACCAATCACAATTTACCACCTGGGGAATGAGTGGTGGGATTTGTGCGCGGGACCTCATATAGAAAATACTAGTGAACTCAACCCCAAAGCCATAGAATTAGAAAGCGTTGCCGGTGCTTATTGGCGTGGAGATGAAACCAAAGCCCAGCTGCAACGTATTTATGCCACTGCTTGGGAAACCCCTGAACAATTAGCTGAATATAAGCGACGCAAGGCAGAAGCTTTACGACGTGACCACCGCAAACTCGGTAAAGAACTAGGATTATTTATATTTTCTGAACAAGTAGGGCCGGGTTTACCCTTGTGGACACCCAAAGGCACTTTGTTACGCAGCATTTTAGAAGACTTTCTCAAACAAGAGCAACTAAAACGCGGTTACTTACCTGTAGTCACCCCCCACATTGCCAGAGTGGATTTATTTAAAACCTCTGGACACTGGCAGAAGTATAAAGAAGATATGTTCCCCTTGATGGCGGAAGATGAAGCGGCGGCGGCGGAAGAGCAAGGCTTTGTTCTCAAGCCAATGAACTGTCCTTTTCATATCCAAATATATAAAAGTGAGTTGCGTTCCTACCGGGAATTACCAATGCGTTTGGCAGAATTCGGCACTGTGTACCGCTATGAACAGTCAGGGGAATTAGGCGGTTTAACCAGAGTGCGCGGTTTTACAGTGGATGATTCGCACCTGTTTGTTACCCCAGAACAGTTAGACGATGAATTCCTGAATGTAGTTGATTTGATTTTGTCAGTCTTCAATAGTCTGCAACTAAAAAACTTTAAAGCTAGATTGAGTTTCCGAGATCCAGCTAGTGATAAGTACATCGGTTCTGATGATGTGTGGAACAAAGCTGAAGGTGCAATTCGCCGTGCTGTGCAACAGTTGGGGATGGAACACTTTGAAGGTATTGGGGAAGCGGCGTTTTATGGCCCCAAATTAGACTTTATTTTCAGCGATGCTTTAGAAAGAGAGTGGCAGTTGGGAACTGTACAGGTAGATTACAACTTACCAGAACGGTTTGATTTAGAATATGTCGCGGAAGATGGGACACGCAAACGTCCAGTGATGATTCATCGTGCGCCTTTTGGTTCTCTGGAACGGCTGATTGGTATTTTGATTGAAGAGTATGCGGGGGATTTCCCCTTGTGGTTAGCACCAGTACAAGCTAGATTGCTGCCTGTTGGTGAAGCACAGTTAGACTTTACCAAAGATGTGGCAACTAAGATGCGGGCTTTGGGTATTCGTGCGGAAGTTGATACTAGCGGCGATCGCTTGGGTAAGTTAATCCGCAACGCTGAAAAGGATAAAATACCTGTAATGGCTGTCATAGGTGCAAAGGAAGTGGAAACCAACGCCTTAAGCATCCGTACCCGTGCTTCTGGGGAATTGGGAGCTATTCCTGTAGATGAAGTGGTGGATAAAATGAAAGAAGCGATCGCTAATTTTGAAAACTTCTAG
- a CDS encoding cation:proton antiporter: MLESFIFILLIGFFVGQIARRLKAPALVGMVLVGIILGPQVADLISPDVLAASAPLRTIAVMVILMKAGLGLDREKLGQQGTVALRLGFLPAACEALCIALAAIWIFKFDFATGLLLGCIIGAESPAVIVPGMLRLKSLGWGVDKGIPDAILTGSALSDVLLLLLFSLLLNFLVQGATSTVTLPLGLSLSAVQILPLQIICQIVLGIVLGLVTARLLVLLLVKQKWTQNAVQDSLVAASLALFLVVMAEKFPFFSGYLAVMATGFFLIELDAPLARRLRSGFDSLWTIAEIVLFVLLGASIQLQVLEKNLLPGLVILAIGTLIGRALGWYLSTLGSSWNWRERMFLLPGNSAKATVQAAIGAIPLAQGVQGGETILAIAALSILVTAPLGAWAIPTFAPKLLERGEVDPTKVAIARQIVILAAVDTSPIASQVLTKAAELARRSDAEVIVLHIICTDDPPKIEHLQEKTQRLLADIRHKFIAITGSIPEEIIRVAQEYRVADIVIGKRGHQPWDKVLVGSVSQAVLESSLIPVILVEDDRIGN; this comes from the coding sequence ATGCTAGAAAGTTTTATCTTCATCTTGCTTATTGGCTTTTTTGTCGGACAGATTGCCCGACGTTTAAAAGCCCCTGCATTAGTAGGCATGGTTTTGGTGGGAATTATACTGGGGCCTCAAGTTGCTGACCTAATTAGCCCCGATGTACTGGCAGCGTCTGCTCCTTTGCGAACGATCGCTGTCATGGTAATTTTGATGAAGGCAGGCTTAGGTTTAGACCGGGAAAAACTAGGACAACAAGGAACAGTAGCACTGCGATTAGGGTTTCTGCCTGCGGCGTGTGAAGCCCTATGTATTGCCTTAGCTGCCATCTGGATTTTCAAGTTCGACTTTGCCACTGGGCTATTGCTGGGTTGTATCATTGGAGCAGAATCACCGGCGGTGATTGTACCGGGAATGTTACGACTGAAAAGTTTAGGTTGGGGAGTTGATAAGGGAATACCCGATGCCATTCTCACTGGCAGTGCGCTGTCAGATGTTTTACTACTACTATTGTTTAGTCTATTACTTAACTTTTTAGTACAAGGCGCAACTTCTACAGTCACCTTGCCTTTAGGTTTAAGTCTGAGTGCAGTTCAAATCCTGCCTCTACAAATAATTTGCCAAATTGTTTTGGGAATCGTGTTGGGTTTAGTGACAGCCAGGCTTTTAGTGTTGTTGCTGGTGAAACAGAAATGGACTCAAAATGCGGTGCAGGATAGTCTAGTTGCAGCGAGTTTAGCGTTGTTTCTGGTAGTTATGGCAGAGAAATTTCCCTTCTTCTCTGGCTATCTGGCAGTAATGGCAACAGGATTTTTCTTGATTGAGTTGGATGCTCCTTTAGCACGACGGTTGCGTTCTGGCTTTGATAGCCTGTGGACTATAGCAGAAATTGTTTTGTTTGTGTTGTTAGGGGCAAGTATTCAATTACAAGTTTTAGAAAAAAATCTACTGCCAGGATTGGTAATTCTGGCAATTGGGACGTTGATTGGCCGCGCTTTGGGATGGTATTTATCTACATTAGGGAGTAGCTGGAATTGGCGGGAGCGAATGTTTTTGCTCCCAGGGAATTCTGCTAAAGCTACCGTTCAAGCAGCAATTGGGGCGATTCCCTTAGCACAGGGAGTTCAGGGTGGAGAGACAATTTTAGCGATCGCTGCTTTATCTATTCTAGTCACAGCCCCCTTGGGAGCTTGGGCTATTCCCACCTTCGCACCAAAATTGCTAGAGCGGGGGGAGGTTGATCCAACAAAAGTAGCGATCGCCCGTCAGATTGTCATACTAGCTGCTGTTGATACCTCCCCTATAGCTAGTCAGGTATTGACTAAAGCCGCCGAACTTGCCCGTCGTAGTGATGCTGAAGTGATTGTATTGCATATCATTTGCACCGATGATCCTCCAAAAATAGAGCATCTGCAAGAAAAAACTCAACGACTTTTAGCAGACATCCGCCATAAGTTCATTGCTATTACAGGCTCAATTCCAGAGGAAATTATCCGTGTTGCTCAGGAATATCGAGTTGCTGATATTGTCATTGGCAAGCGAGGACATCAGCCTTGGGATAAAGTTCTTGTGGGTTCTGTCTCCCAAGCAGTCTTGGAATCTAGCCTAATTCCTGTCATTTTAGTTGAAGATGATCGTATTGGTAACTAA
- a CDS encoding ROK family protein, translating to MRVTLSLDFGGTKLAAAVVNTGSREWLRYERRLSPANADAKTDLDIMRSLIHSLLQDITPSAIGVSFGGPVDATTGTVRLSHHVPGWENIPLKDLLEKEFGVPTSVDNDANVAALGECRFGAGQGYDSLFYVTISTGVGGGWILNGKPWRGAAGMAGEIGHMIVDPSGPICLCGKRGCVERLASGPYMAQNAREILASPQESPSGEILKNLVDNNLNLLTGQLISEAAAKGDNVATAVLQKSAWALGVGLGYVANLINPQMFILGGSVTKAGEIWWNVVQKVAKETALPEVMFEIVPAALGDDAPLWGAVALAEDNVTKNLRR from the coding sequence ATGAGAGTAACTTTATCCCTGGATTTTGGTGGTACAAAACTAGCAGCAGCTGTAGTGAATACTGGTTCTAGGGAATGGTTGCGTTATGAACGCCGTTTGTCTCCAGCTAATGCAGATGCTAAAACAGATTTAGACATCATGCGATCGCTCATTCACTCTCTGCTACAAGATATAACACCTTCAGCGATCGGTGTTAGCTTTGGCGGGCCGGTGGATGCAACAACAGGAACAGTCAGACTATCTCATCACGTCCCAGGCTGGGAAAATATTCCCCTCAAAGATTTACTGGAAAAAGAGTTTGGTGTACCTACCAGTGTAGATAACGATGCCAATGTTGCCGCTTTGGGTGAATGTCGTTTTGGTGCTGGTCAAGGATACGATAGCCTGTTTTACGTTACTATTAGCACTGGTGTAGGTGGTGGTTGGATACTCAACGGTAAACCGTGGCGGGGTGCTGCGGGTATGGCTGGTGAAATTGGTCACATGATTGTAGATCCATCTGGCCCTATATGTTTGTGTGGTAAGCGTGGCTGTGTAGAACGTTTAGCGTCAGGGCCTTACATGGCACAAAATGCTAGAGAGATTTTAGCCAGTCCACAGGAATCCCCAAGCGGGGAGATACTCAAGAATTTAGTAGACAATAACTTAAATTTACTGACAGGTCAGCTAATTAGTGAAGCCGCCGCCAAAGGAGATAATGTAGCTACAGCAGTTTTGCAAAAGTCTGCTTGGGCGTTGGGCGTAGGACTTGGCTATGTGGCTAATTTAATTAATCCACAGATGTTTATTTTAGGTGGCAGTGTCACCAAAGCAGGCGAAATCTGGTGGAATGTAGTACAAAAAGTAGCCAAAGAGACAGCTTTACCAGAAGTAATGTTTGAAATTGTACCCGCAGCATTAGGAGATGATGCACCATTATGGGGTGCTGTAGCGTTAGCTGAAGACAATGTAACAAAAAATCTCAGACGGTGA